CCGTTCCACCACTCCCGACCCGGTGTACCGGGTCGCAGATGGTGGAACGGGTCGGTGAAGTGCGGGCGCCGGGCGGGCTCCGCAGGCGTGCGCTGCCACGGAGCCCGTCGTCCTCAGGCGGCGGGGGAGCCCGCCGACGTCGACGAGCGGATGCGGTGCTCGGCACCGCGGTGCTCGTCCGGCAGGCGGTCGCCCCGGCCGTGCAGCTTCTCGCGCAGCGTCCCAGCGGCGTAGCCCTCGGGATAGGCGCCGCGCGCCCGCAGCACCGGGATCACGTGCTCGATGACGTCCTCCCAGGTGCCGGGCGTGACGGCGTAGGCGAGGTTGAAGCCGTCGACGTCGGTCTCGTCGACCCACTCCTGCAGCGCATCCGCGATCTCCTCGCCGCTGCCGACGATGGTCGGCCCCAGCCCGCCGATCGCCGAGTGACGACCGAGGTCGCCGACGGTCCACTCGCGGCCGAGGTCGGCCTCGGCCTTGAGGTTCTGCAGCGTCGACTGGATCGCGTTCGACTCCACGTCGCCCACCGGGTCTGCCGGGTCGTAGGCGGCGAGGTCCACGCCCATCCACCCCGACAGGAACACCAGCGCGCCCTCCTCGCTCGCGTAGGAGCGGTACTCGGCCTCCTTCGCGACCGCCTCCTCGCTCGTCGCCGCGGTGATGATCGTCAGCAGTGTGTAGATGCGGGCAGCGGAGCGATCGCGGCCCGCGGCCTCCAGCGCGTCGCGGATGCGCGTGACGGTGGCGGCGAGCACCTCCTTCGACGGCGCGGCCACGAAGATCGCCTCGGCATGGCCGGCGGCGAAGGCGACGCCGCGCGGCGATGCGCCCGCCTGGTAGATCACGGGCGTGCGCTGCGGCGACGGCTCCGAGATGTGCGCGCCCGGCACCGTGAAGAAGCGGCCCTCGTGTCCGATGTCGTGCACTTTGGCGGGGTCGGCGAAGACGCCGCGCTCGCGATCCTCGACGACCGCGTCGTCCTCCCAGGAGCCCTCCCAGAGCTTGTAGAGCACCTCCAGGTACTCGTCAGCGTGGTCGTAGCGGTCATCGTGCGCGAGCTGATCGTCCTGCCCCATGTTGCGGGCGGCGCTCGGCAGGTAGCCGGTGACGACGTTCCAGCCGACCCGGCCGTCCGTGAGGTGGTCGAGCGTCGTCATGCGGCGCGCGAAGGGGTAGGGGTGCTCGAACGCCGTGCCTGCGGTGATGCCGAAGCCCAGGTGCTCGGTGACGGCTGCCATGGCGCTCACCAGCAGGATCGGGTCGTTCACGGGCACCTGCGCGCCGTTGCGCACCGCAGCCTCGCGGCTGCCGCCGTAGACGTCGTAGGTGCCGAGCACGTCGGCGATGAACAGCCCGTCGAAGTGCCCGCGCTCGAGAAGCTGCGCGAGCCCCGTCCAGTAGCCGAGCGTGTTGTAGTGCCGGGAGCGGTCGTCCGGATGGCGCCACAGCCCTGAGGACTGATGCGCGACGCAGTTCATGTCGAAGGCGTTGAATCTGATCTGCCGTGTCATGTCCGGCATCGTGTCCGGCAGGCGACACCGGCGGCAACGGATGCGCGACGCGGGAGGTCACGGGCCGTCACGTTCCGTCACACTCGCAGGCGCGGCGCGGGTGGCGCCTACCGTGGCGGCATGACGCATCACCGATCCCTGTCGCCAGAGCGGCTGCGCCTCGGCAGGCACGCTGCTCCCGATGAGCCGGTCGAGCGGCTGCGCATCGTCGCCGTGAGCGGCAGCCTGCACCGGCCGTCGTCGACCACGGCGCTCGTCGCCGCGCTCGCCGATGCGATCGCGCTGCGCACCGATGCGGAGATCCAGGTGATCGAGCTCGCAGAGGTCGGCCCGCATCTCGCGGGCGCGCTCGAGCGCTCGGCGCTGCCGCCAGAGGCGGAGCTTGCGATCGAGGCGATCGAGGAGGCCGACCTGCTCGTCGTCGGCAGCCCCGTCTATCGTGCGAGCTTCACGGGGCTGTTCAAGCACCTGTTCGACTTCGTCGATCAGCGCGCGCTGGTCGACACCCCGGTGCTGCTGGCCGCGACCGGCGGCTCCCACAGGCACGCGCTCACGATCGAGCATCAGCTGCGGCCGCTCTTCGCGTTCTTCCAGGCGCTCACGCTGCCGGTCGGCGTCTATGCGGCGAGCGAGGACTTCGATGCAGGGGTCCTGCGCGACCCCGGCGTGCTCGAGCGCGTCGAGGCGGCTGCCGATCGTGCGCTGCCCTATCTGGTGCACCGGCCGGCGCCGGTGCGGCCGGCGGTGTTCTAGCCGGGCACGAGAGCTGAGGCATGACCGAGGCCCGGGACGGGCCTCGGCGCTGGGGTCGCGGCGGAGGCCAGAAATGGCCTCCGCTCCCAGCTCCACCGCGCCGGGGTCGCGGCGGAGGCCAGAAATGGCCTCCGCTCCAGCTCCACCGCGCTGAGTGGTTGGATAGAGGGGATGGATCCCCGCCTCGAGCGCGTGATGTTCGTGCACGCCCACCCCGACGACGAGACGCTCTCGACCGGCGCAGCGATCGCTGCCGTCGCAGCCGCCGGCGGTGATGCCGTGGTGGTGACCTTCACGCTCGGCGAGCGCGGCGAGGTGCGCAGCGAGCGCCAGGGAGCCGCCGACGAGATCGGCATCGGCGAGGTGCGGCGCGCAGAGCTCGAGGCTGCCCTGCGCGCGCTCGGCGCCCGCGGCCGCCGCATCCACGGCTGGGACGACTCGGGCATGGCATGGCACCGCAGCGGCAAGGCGGCCGCCGCCCCCGACGCGCCGCCCACCTCGATGAGCCGCGCCGACATCGATGACCTGGCGGATGCGCTGGGCGTCGCCGTCGAGGAGATCGACCCGACGGCCATCGTGACCTACGACGCCGACGGCGGCTACGGGCATCCGGATCACGTCGCGGCCCATGCGGCCGCCGTGATCGTCGCGCGCCGCTACGACCTGCCGCTCTATGTGCGCACGGACCGCCCGGCCGACGTCACGTTCGCGCTCGAGCCGGTGCGCGCGCAGGTGCTGGCCGCGCTCGCCCAGCACCGCTCGCAGCTGACCGTCGAGGGCGACGACGTCCTCCACGTCGGCGGGCAGCGCCGCGCGATCGACACCGTCGAGCACTACCGCCTGATCGAGGCGCGACCCGCGCGGCGCACGCGCTGGCTGCTGCTCGTCGGCGGGCTGCTCGCGGGTGTCGTCGTCGGCACCGTCGGCACCTTCTCGCACCAGCAGCTCCCGTGGGGCCTGGGGCTCTCGCTCATCGCCGCGGTCGGGCTGATCGTCGGCATCCGAGCGGCCAGCGGCTCGCGCCCCATGACGCTCGCGGCCGTGATCGGCCTCATCGGCGTCATCGCGATCATCGCGATCGACCCGCTCGGCCGCGGCGCCTGGGGCACGGAGCGCTCGCTCGTGCCCTCGAACCTCGCGGGCTGGCTCTGGTCGCTCATCCCGGCGCTCGCGTCCCTCATCGCCCTGGCGTGGCCGGATGCGGAGGCCATGCGGCGGATTAGGATGGCAGCGAAGCCTGGAACGGAAGGGGAGGCAGACCGATGACCTACGTGATCGCGCTCCCGTGCGTCGACCTCAAGGATCGCGCGTGCGTCGACGAGTGCCCGGTCGACTGCATCTACGAGGGCGACCGGATGCTCTACATCCACCCCGACGAGTGCGTCGACTGCGGTGCGTGCGAGCCGGTGTGCCCCGTCGAGGCGATTTTCTACGAGGACGACACGCCTGAGGAGTGGGCCGAGTACTACGAGGCCAACGTGCACTTCTTCGACGAGATCGGCTCGCCCGGCGGCGCCGCGAAGGTCGGCGTCATCAAGCACGACCACCCGATCGTCGCCGCACTGCCGCCGCAGCAGCACAGCTGATGCTGCTGCCCGAGTTCCCCTGGGACACGCTCGCGGGGGCGAAGGCGCGCGCCGCCGTGCACCCCGGCGGTCTCATCGACCTCAGCGTCGGCTCGCCCGTCGACGCGACGCCGCCGATCATCCAGCAGGCGCTCCGCGACGCGACCGACGCGCACGCGTACCCCACGAACCACGGCACGGCAGAGGCGCGCGCAGCCATCGCCGAGTGGTTCGCTCGGGTGCGCGGCGTGCCCGGCATCGGCGACGAGCATGTGCTCGTCACGGTGGGCTCGAAGGAGCTCGTCGCGGGCCTGCCGCTGCAGCTCGGCCTCGGTGCGGGCGACGTCGTCGTGCACCCCTCGATCGCCTACCCGACCTACGACATCGGCGCCCGGATCGCGGGCGCTGAGCCGGTGCCCGCAGACGACCCCGACGACTGGCCGGAGGCGACGCGGCTCGTGTGGCTCAACTCGCCCTCGAACCCGACCGGTGCGGTGCTGGGGGTGGATGCCCTGCGGCGGGTCGTGCAGGCCGCGCGCGAGCGGGGCATCGTGGTCGCGAGCGACGAGTGCTACGCCCTGCTGCCGTGGGAGGTCGACGAGGCGCCCTCGATCCTCGACCCGCGCGTCACCGATGGCGACCTCACCGGGCTCGTCTCGGTCTACTCGCTCAGCAAGCAGTCGAACCTCGCCGGCTATCGCGCCGCGTTCATCGCCGGCGACCCGCGCGTCGTGCAGCGCGCGCTGGCCGTGCGCAAGCACCTCGGGCTCATGGCTCCCAGCCCCGTGCAGCATGCGCTCGCGGTCGCGCTCGGCGACGGCGAGCACGTGACGGTGCAGCGAGAGCGTTACCGCGCTCGCCGGGCGCTGCTGCTGCCCGCGCTCGAGCAGCGCGGGTTCCGGGTCTCCTCCGACGCGGGCCTCTACCTCTGGTCGACCGACGGCACGGATGCGCTCGAGCAGCTCGACTCCCTCGCGAAGCTCGGGATCCTGGTCGCCCCCGGCACCTTCTACGGAGACCGCACGCGCGTGCGCGTCGCGCTCACCGCATCCGACGAGCACATCGCAGCGGCTGCGGCGCGCCTGCGCGGCTGAGCCTGCTGGGCGTGGGAAGCCTCCTCCCGACGACCGGTAGGCTGGCTCCGTGACGACCGAGGACACCGCAACGACCACCGCCCCACCCGTCGCCTCAGCGGCACGGGCCGTGACGCTGCAGCACGGCGGCGGCTCCACCGAGCTGCAGGTGCTGGAGGCGAGCGACGGGCGCAGCGCGATCGATGTGTCGAAGCTGACGCGCGACACGGGGCTGACGACCCTCGACTACGGCTTCGTGAACACCTCCAGCACGCGCAGCTCGATCACCTACATCGACGGCGACCAGGGCATCCTGCGCTACCGCGGGTACCCGATCGAGGAGCTCGCGGAGCAGAAGACCTTCCTCGACGTCGCGCACCTGCTGATCTACGGTGAGCTCCCGAGCGAGGACGAGCTGGCAGGCTTCGACCAGCGCGTGCGCCGCCACACGCTGCTGCACGAGGATCTGCGGCGCTTCTTCGACGCCCTGCCGCGCGACGCGCACCCGATGAGCGCGCTCTCGAGCGCCGTCAGCGCACTGTCGACCTACTACGAGTCCGACCATGACCCGCGCGACCCCGACAAGGTCGACAAGCAGACGATCCGGCTGCTCGCGAAGATGCCGGTGATCGCCGCCTACGCGCACAAGAAGTCGATCGGCCAGGCCTTCCTCTACCCCGACAACCAGCTGAGCTTCGTCGAGAACTACCTCAAGCTCAACTTCGGCATCGAGGCCGAGCAGTACATCCAGAACCCGGTGATGGTGCGGGCGCTGGAGCGACTGCTCATCCTGCACGCCGACCACGAGCAGAACGCGTCGACGTCGACGGTGCGTCTGGTCGGCTCGACCGAGGCCAACCTGTTCGCCTCGGTCTCGGCCGGCATCCACGCGCTGTCCGGTCCGCTGCACGGCGGCGCCAACGAGGCCGTGCTGCAGATGCTGCGGGGCATCCGCGACTCCGGCGAGGGCGTCGAGCGCTTCGTCGAGCGCGTCAAGCGCAAGGAGCAGGGCGTCAAGCTCATGGGCTTCGGGCACCGCGTCTACAAGAACTACGACCCGCGCGCCAAGCTCGTGAAGACCTCGGCAGAGGAGGTGCTCGCCCAGCTCGGCGTGCGCGACCCCCTGCTCGACATCGCGCAGGAGCTCGAGCAGGTCGCGCTGGCCGACGACTACTTCAAGGAGCGCAAGCTCTACCCGAACGTCGACTTCTACACCGGCGTCATCTACAAGGCGATGGGCTTCCCAGAGCGCATGTTCACCGTGCTCTTCGCGATCGGCCGCCTGCCGGGCTGGATCGCCCACTGGCGCGAGATGATGCTCGACCCGCAGACCAAGATCGGCCGCCCGCAGCAGCTCTACGTGGGCCCGACCGAACGCCACATCTAGGCGCTGCCGCCCCTTCTGCTGGCTGAGCCGCTCCGCGCCGCAGGCGCAGAGCGCGTCGAGGCCCGCCCTGACCCGGAGCAACCATGACCAGCACCTCACCGGCGGCGCCGAAGAGCGCCGTCGACCGCTTCTTCAAGATCTCGGCGCGCGGCTCGTCCGTCACGCAGGAGGTGCGCGGCGGCCTCGTCACGTTCTTCGCGATGGCCTACATCATCGTGCTGAACCCGCTCATCATCGGTGGGTTCTCGCCGGAGCAGGCGGCCACCGACGTTGAGGGCGGATGGCTCCCCAACGGTCAGGTGGCGGCCGTCACAGCGCTCGTCGGCGGCGTGATGACGCTCGCGATGGGTCTGATCGCCAACGTGCCGTTCGGCCTCGCGGCGGGCCTGGGCATCAACTCGTTCCTCGCGTTCGGCCTCGTCGGGGAGCTCACCTGGCCGGAGGCGATGGGCCTCGTGCTCATCAACGGCGTCATCATCGTGGTGCTGGCAGCGACCGGCCTGCGGCGCATGATCTTCGACGCGGTGCCCGCGGCGCTCAAGAGCGCGATCGCGGTCGGCATCGGCCTGTTCATCGCCTTCATCGGATTCGTCGACTCGGGCTTCGTGCGCTCGACCGGCATCGCTGCACCGCCGGTGCAGCTCGGGGACGGCGGCTCGATCACGTCGCTGCCGACCGCCACGTTCGTCATCGGCGTCATCCTCATGGGCATCCTGCTGTCGCTGCGCGTCAAGGGTGCGCTGCTCATCGGCATCATCGCGACCACGGTGATCGCGATCATCCTGGAGGCGATCTTCCAGGTGGGGCCGTCGCTCGGCCAGAACCTCGATGCCTGGAACCTCAACGCGCCTGCGCTGCCGACCAGCATCTTCGCGCTGCCCGACCTCTCGCTCGTCGGGCAGGTCTCCTTCGGCTCCTTCGAGCGCATCGGCATCCTCGCGACCACGATGTTCATCTTCACGCTCGTGTTCATGAACTTCTTCGACGCCATGGGCACCATGACGGGGCTCGCACGCCAGGCAGGGCTCTCGACCCCGGACGGCCAGTTCCCGGGCCTCAAGCGCGCGCTGCTCGTCGAGGGCTTCGGCGCCGTCGCCGGCGGTGGCGCGAGCGCCTCGTCGAACACCGTCTTCGTCGACTCTGCTGCCGGTGTCGGCGAGGGCGCCCGCACGGGCCTCGCCTCGGTCGTGACGGGCGTGCTGTTCCTGGCCGCGATGTTCCTCACCCCGCTCACGCAGATCGTGCCGCTCGAGGTCGCAGCGGCGACGCTCGTGGTGGTGGGCGCGATGATGAT
The window above is part of the Agrococcus sp. ARC_14 genome. Proteins encoded here:
- a CDS encoding citrate synthase, translated to MQHGGGSTELQVLEASDGRSAIDVSKLTRDTGLTTLDYGFVNTSSTRSSITYIDGDQGILRYRGYPIEELAEQKTFLDVAHLLIYGELPSEDELAGFDQRVRRHTLLHEDLRRFFDALPRDAHPMSALSSAVSALSTYYESDHDPRDPDKVDKQTIRLLAKMPVIAAYAHKKSIGQAFLYPDNQLSFVENYLKLNFGIEAEQYIQNPVMVRALERLLILHADHEQNASTSTVRLVGSTEANLFASVSAGIHALSGPLHGGANEAVLQMLRGIRDSGEGVERFVERVKRKEQGVKLMGFGHRVYKNYDPRAKLVKTSAEEVLAQLGVRDPLLDIAQELEQVALADDYFKERKLYPNVDFYTGVIYKAMGFPERMFTVLFAIGRLPGWIAHWREMMLDPQTKIGRPQQLYVGPTERHI
- a CDS encoding PIG-L family deacetylase, which translates into the protein MDPRLERVMFVHAHPDDETLSTGAAIAAVAAAGGDAVVVTFTLGERGEVRSERQGAADEIGIGEVRRAELEAALRALGARGRRIHGWDDSGMAWHRSGKAAAAPDAPPTSMSRADIDDLADALGVAVEEIDPTAIVTYDADGGYGHPDHVAAHAAAVIVARRYDLPLYVRTDRPADVTFALEPVRAQVLAALAQHRSQLTVEGDDVLHVGGQRRAIDTVEHYRLIEARPARRTRWLLLVGGLLAGVVVGTVGTFSHQQLPWGLGLSLIAAVGLIVGIRAASGSRPMTLAAVIGLIGVIAIIAIDPLGRGAWGTERSLVPSNLAGWLWSLIPALASLIALAWPDAEAMRRIRMAAKPGTEGEADR
- the msuE gene encoding FMN reductase, with the translated sequence MTHHRSLSPERLRLGRHAAPDEPVERLRIVAVSGSLHRPSSTTALVAALADAIALRTDAEIQVIELAEVGPHLAGALERSALPPEAELAIEAIEEADLLVVGSPVYRASFTGLFKHLFDFVDQRALVDTPVLLAATGGSHRHALTIEHQLRPLFAFFQALTLPVGVYAASEDFDAGVLRDPGVLERVEAAADRALPYLVHRPAPVRPAVF
- a CDS encoding NCS2 family permease; this encodes MTSTSPAAPKSAVDRFFKISARGSSVTQEVRGGLVTFFAMAYIIVLNPLIIGGFSPEQAATDVEGGWLPNGQVAAVTALVGGVMTLAMGLIANVPFGLAAGLGINSFLAFGLVGELTWPEAMGLVLINGVIIVVLAATGLRRMIFDAVPAALKSAIAVGIGLFIAFIGFVDSGFVRSTGIAAPPVQLGDGGSITSLPTATFVIGVILMGILLSLRVKGALLIGIIATTVIAIILEAIFQVGPSLGQNLDAWNLNAPALPTSIFALPDLSLVGQVSFGSFERIGILATTMFIFTLVFMNFFDAMGTMTGLARQAGLSTPDGQFPGLKRALLVEGFGAVAGGGASASSNTVFVDSAAGVGEGARTGLASVVTGVLFLAAMFLTPLTQIVPLEVAAATLVVVGAMMMAQIADIDFTDFRVALPAFLTIVVMPLTYNIANGIGVGFIAWVIVHAVSGKAKQISPLLWIVAALFVVFFVRGPLQTLIG
- the dapC gene encoding succinyldiaminopimelate transaminase; this translates as MLLPEFPWDTLAGAKARAAVHPGGLIDLSVGSPVDATPPIIQQALRDATDAHAYPTNHGTAEARAAIAEWFARVRGVPGIGDEHVLVTVGSKELVAGLPLQLGLGAGDVVVHPSIAYPTYDIGARIAGAEPVPADDPDDWPEATRLVWLNSPSNPTGAVLGVDALRRVVQAARERGIVVASDECYALLPWEVDEAPSILDPRVTDGDLTGLVSVYSLSKQSNLAGYRAAFIAGDPRVVQRALAVRKHLGLMAPSPVQHALAVALGDGEHVTVQRERYRARRALLLPALEQRGFRVSSDAGLYLWSTDGTDALEQLDSLAKLGILVAPGTFYGDRTRVRVALTASDEHIAAAAARLRG
- a CDS encoding LLM class flavin-dependent oxidoreductase; translated protein: MTRQIRFNAFDMNCVAHQSSGLWRHPDDRSRHYNTLGYWTGLAQLLERGHFDGLFIADVLGTYDVYGGSREAAVRNGAQVPVNDPILLVSAMAAVTEHLGFGITAGTAFEHPYPFARRMTTLDHLTDGRVGWNVVTGYLPSAARNMGQDDQLAHDDRYDHADEYLEVLYKLWEGSWEDDAVVEDRERGVFADPAKVHDIGHEGRFFTVPGAHISEPSPQRTPVIYQAGASPRGVAFAAGHAEAIFVAAPSKEVLAATVTRIRDALEAAGRDRSAARIYTLLTIITAATSEEAVAKEAEYRSYASEEGALVFLSGWMGVDLAAYDPADPVGDVESNAIQSTLQNLKAEADLGREWTVGDLGRHSAIGGLGPTIVGSGEEIADALQEWVDETDVDGFNLAYAVTPGTWEDVIEHVIPVLRARGAYPEGYAAGTLREKLHGRGDRLPDEHRGAEHRIRSSTSAGSPAA
- the fdxA gene encoding ferredoxin → MTYVIALPCVDLKDRACVDECPVDCIYEGDRMLYIHPDECVDCGACEPVCPVEAIFYEDDTPEEWAEYYEANVHFFDEIGSPGGAAKVGVIKHDHPIVAALPPQQHS